In one Tripterygium wilfordii isolate XIE 37 chromosome 22, ASM1340144v1, whole genome shotgun sequence genomic region, the following are encoded:
- the LOC119991276 gene encoding RING-H2 finger protein ATL57-like yields the protein MIPYCKHVFHVECIDRWLSMHATCPVCRGTRFYEAECSGGSCFLLVVDRVAEEATVDHGGSELHGGSTVRNADTSDHVTREGASMGIRRSSSCTVLTDRASLQRSSSLLLV from the coding sequence ATGATTCCGTACTGTAAGCACGTCTTCCACGTGGAGTGCATTGACAGATGGCTTAGTATGCACGCCACGTGTCCGGTTTGTAGGGGCACCCGGTTTTACGAGGCGGAGTGCAGTGGTGGCagttgttttcttttggttgtCGATCGTGTGGCGGAGGAGGCAACGGTTGATCACGGTGGAAGCGAGTTGCATGGGGGATCAACAGTTCGGAATGCGGACACAAGTGATCATGTAACAAGGGAAGGGGCATCAATGGGTATTAGGAGGTCTAGTAGTTGTACAGTTTTAACTGATAGGGCGTCGCTGCAGAGAAGTTCGAGCCTCTTATTAGTGTGA
- the LOC119991817 gene encoding uncharacterized protein At3g50808-like — translation MYCPDCKNGAFCCFCRSSRHKDHPVIQIRRLSYHDVVRVDEIQKVLDITGVQTYVINSARVLFLNERPQPKSNSSKGVSHVCEICGRGLLDLLRFCSLGCKLVGIKKSKGGATFMLSEKNVEEEGTAAKGRRRRLLLTSSKEEELREEIRYSSSTPPPTHTNSRRRKGIPHRAPFGS, via the exons ATGTATTGCCCTGACTGCAAAAACGGCGCGTTTTGCTGCTTCTGCCGGTCATCGCGACACAAAGATCATCCAGTCATTCAA ATCAGACGGTTGTCGTATCACGATGTGGTTAGGGTTGATGAGATTCAAAAGGTGTTGGACATCACTGGAGTTCAAACTTATGTGATAAACAGTGCGAGAGTTTTGTTTTTGAACGAAAGACCACAACCCAAGAGCAATAGCAGTAAAGGAGTCTCTCATGTCTGCGAAATATGTGGGAGAGGTCTCTTGGATCTCCTCCGTTTCTGTTCTTTGGGATGCAAG TTAGTCGGAATCAAGAAAAGTAAAGGTGGTGCAACCTTTATGTTGAGTGAGAAGAATGTTGAGGAGGAAGGAACGGCTGcgaagggaagaagaagaagattgttgttgacatcatcaaaagaagaagaattgcgTGAAGAGATAAGGTACTCATCAAGCACGCCTCCTCCAACTCATACCAattcaaggagaagaaaaggcatACCTCATAGGGCACCTTTTGGatcctaa
- the LOC119991545 gene encoding LOW QUALITY PROTEIN: histone H2B.2-like (The sequence of the model RefSeq protein was modified relative to this genomic sequence to represent the inferred CDS: deleted 2 bases in 1 codon): protein MAPKKAKKVIVERTKKEVVKETVVALFQSSQEEQTQDEAEEDVVEEHPFRTIPVQGNTQEEDHDVQVTIEMPNKPPITRSQSKKQKEDQEQSKTKETEQTGQDTQHDTVSMETPNNSEEKDSMTRETEETAEDTQNDAVSMEEAKVTSLQQEEEKQSETQETEETAEDTQNDDVSMGMGKAKVASVQQEEEKQSETQETEQAAEETQNDIVSMGKQKESTPTTLQKEEEKQSKTQERKEGEKTDKPQEGKENRRKRKTRRTQILWAQGYRRYVFKVLKQVHPEVMISSKAMTVINGMMNDMFERISDEAARLSKYTHKKTLSSREIQGAVKLILPGELGKHAISEGGKAVNNYTSYDARKSKS, encoded by the exons ATGGCTCCAAAGAAGGCAAAGAAGGTGATTGTGGAGAGAACTAAGAAGGAGGTTGTGAAAGAAACTGTTGTTGCTTTATTTCAAAGCAGCCAAGAAGAGCAGACCCAAGATGAAGCAGAGGAGGATGTTGTTGAAGAACATCCTTTTAGGACCATTCCTGTTCAAGGGAATACACAAGAGGAAGATCATGATGTTCAAGTTACTATAGAAATGCCTAACAAGCCTCCCATTACAAGGTctcaatcaaagaaacaaaaagaagatCAGGAACAGAGCAAGACCAAGGAAACAGAACAGACTGGACAGGATACCCAACACGATACCGTTTCAATGGAGACGCCAAATAATAGTGAAGAGAAGGATAGCATGACCCGGGAAACAGAAGAGACTGCTGAGGATACCCAAAACGATGCCGTTTCAATGGAGGAGGCAAAGGTAACAAGTCTtcagcaagaagaagaaaaacagagtgAGACCCAGGAAACAGAAGAGACCGCTGAGGATACCCAAAACGATGACGTTTCAATGGGAATGGGGAAGGCAAAGGTAGCAAGTGTtcagcaagaagaagaaaaacagagtgAGACCCAGGAAACAGAACAGGCTGCAGAGGAAACTCAAAACGATATCGTTTCAATGGGGAAACAAAAGGAATCGACACCCACAACTCttcaaaaggaagaagaaaaacagagcaAGACACAAGAAAGGAAGGAGGGTGAAAAGACAGACAAGCCCCAAGAAGGGAAGGAGAacagaagaaaaaggaagacgAGAAGAACGCAGATATTGTGGGCA CAAGGATACAGAAGGTATGTGTTTAAGGTACTGAAGCAAGTTCATCCTGAAGTGATGATTTCATCTAAAGCAATGACAGTGAtcaatggaatgatgaatgatATGTTCGAACGAATTTCTGATGAGGCAGCTAGACTATCCAAGTATACCCACAAAAAGACTCTGTCTTCAAGGGAGATTCAAGGGGCAGTGAAGCTGATCTTGCCTGGAGAGTTGGGGAAGCATGCCATTTCTGAGGGTGGTAAAGCTGTCAATAATTATACCTCCTATGACGCTAGAAAGTCCAAGTCTTAG